In Bacillus sp. KH172YL63, one genomic interval encodes:
- a CDS encoding glycosyl hydrolase family 18 protein, whose translation MQIHVVRSNQSLFGIAQAYGSTVKDIVDANELPNPNQLVIGQALVIPIIGSFYFVQPGDSLWGISQKTGIPYQELARVNGISPNQPLRVGYRLYLPQKKKARAEFNGYVEPYGKEVSPNLEQSAKDAAPYLTYLAPFSFQAKRDGTLKEPPLGNLIGTGKANQNVMMMAITNQEDGTFSDELGRILLTDKAIQDTFLQNVVKTAKKYGFRDIHFDFEYLRPQDKEAYNQFLRKAKKRFNEEGWLLSTALAPKTSADQKGKWYEAHDYKAHGEIVDFVVIMTYEWGYSGGPAMPVSPIGPVRDVLEYAISEMPPSKILMGQNLYGYDWTLPFKQGDTAKAISPQQAIKLAAENNVQIKYDQKAQAPHFTYRDKNGKDHEVWFEDARSIQAKFDLMKELKLRGMSYWKLGLSFPQNWLLITDHFNVVKR comes from the coding sequence ATGCAAATTCATGTTGTCCGATCCAATCAATCTTTATTTGGGATTGCGCAAGCATATGGATCAACAGTGAAAGATATCGTCGATGCGAACGAACTGCCGAATCCAAATCAGCTGGTGATCGGTCAGGCACTCGTGATCCCGATTATAGGCAGTTTTTATTTTGTCCAACCGGGTGACAGCCTGTGGGGGATCAGCCAGAAGACCGGGATTCCTTATCAGGAGCTTGCCCGGGTAAACGGTATTTCCCCAAACCAGCCCCTTCGGGTAGGATACCGTCTCTACCTGCCACAGAAGAAAAAAGCACGGGCTGAATTCAACGGCTATGTCGAGCCCTACGGGAAGGAAGTGTCCCCCAACCTCGAACAAAGCGCGAAGGACGCAGCACCTTATCTTACTTACCTTGCCCCCTTCAGCTTTCAGGCAAAACGGGATGGCACCTTGAAGGAGCCCCCACTCGGGAACTTGATCGGGACAGGGAAAGCCAATCAAAATGTGATGATGATGGCCATCACCAATCAGGAAGATGGAACATTCAGCGATGAACTCGGCCGCATCCTCCTGACCGATAAGGCGATACAGGATACATTTCTTCAGAATGTGGTCAAAACTGCTAAAAAATATGGGTTCAGGGACATCCATTTTGATTTTGAATATTTACGTCCACAGGATAAAGAAGCATACAACCAATTTTTGAGGAAGGCCAAGAAGCGATTCAACGAGGAAGGCTGGCTCCTCTCGACTGCCCTCGCCCCGAAAACAAGTGCCGATCAAAAAGGAAAGTGGTATGAGGCACATGATTATAAGGCACATGGTGAAATTGTCGATTTTGTCGTCATCATGACATATGAGTGGGGATACAGCGGCGGACCCGCCATGCCGGTCTCCCCAATCGGTCCTGTCCGCGACGTACTCGAGTATGCGATTTCGGAAATGCCCCCTTCCAAGATCCTGATGGGCCAGAACCTGTATGGTTACGACTGGACCCTTCCATTCAAGCAGGGAGATACCGCCAAAGCCATCAGTCCACAGCAGGCCATCAAGCTGGCTGCCGAAAACAATGTGCAAATTAAATACGACCAAAAAGCCCAGGCACCCCATTTCACCTACAGGGATAAAAACGGGAAAGATCACGAAGTCTGGTTTGAGGACGCCCGGAGTATCCAGGCAAAGTTCGACCTGATGAAAGAATTAAAATTGCGGGGAATGAGCTACTGGAAGCTCGGCCTTTCCTTCCCTCAGAACTGGCTGCTGATTACAGATCATTTTAATGTGGTGAAAAGATAA
- a CDS encoding isochorismatase family cysteine hydrolase — MIPKDTALLVIDIMNPFDFSHGETLAHHTRNIVGPINALRRYCQQHRHPTIYINDHYELWKADYKEIYQKCHNEVSDGIMTPLQPKEEDFFLIKPKHSAFYGTALNTLLHHLSVKNLIITGIAGNICVLFTANDAYMREFSLMVPGDAIASVSEEDNHYALTMMKNVLKASIAPTHDML, encoded by the coding sequence ATGATACCTAAAGATACCGCTCTCCTCGTGATCGACATCATGAATCCTTTTGATTTCTCACACGGAGAGACGCTCGCGCACCATACCCGCAACATTGTCGGGCCCATTAACGCATTGCGCCGCTACTGTCAGCAGCATCGGCATCCCACCATTTATATTAACGACCATTACGAACTTTGGAAAGCAGATTACAAGGAAATTTATCAAAAATGCCACAATGAGGTGAGCGATGGCATCATGACTCCCCTCCAGCCGAAGGAAGAAGATTTTTTCCTCATTAAACCGAAGCACTCGGCATTTTACGGTACGGCGTTGAATACGCTTCTTCACCATCTGTCGGTCAAGAACCTGATCATCACCGGAATCGCGGGAAACATATGCGTCCTCTTCACGGCAAATGATGCGTATATGAGGGAGTTCAGCCTGATGGTGCCAGGAGATGCGATCGCTTCTGTCAGCGAAGAAGATAATCATTACGCCTTAACGATGATGAAGAATGTATTGAAAGCAAGTATCGCTCCCACCCATGACATGTTGTGA
- the tadA gene encoding tRNA adenosine(34) deaminase TadA, translating to MGIREERFMLEALKEAEKAGATGEVPIGAVIVMGDEIIARAHNLRETTQNAITHAETIAIQEACRKLGTWRLEGAELYVTLEPCPMCSGAIILSRIEKVIYGAADPKAGCAGTLMNLLEDERFNHQCEVSSGVLAEECGGILSRFFKQLRERKKAEKRNRTEGCK from the coding sequence ATGGGTATAAGAGAAGAACGTTTTATGTTGGAAGCATTAAAGGAAGCGGAAAAGGCGGGTGCCACCGGTGAAGTCCCGATTGGAGCAGTCATTGTCATGGGGGATGAAATCATAGCGCGTGCGCACAACCTGAGGGAAACGACCCAAAATGCGATCACCCATGCCGAAACGATCGCGATCCAGGAAGCGTGCCGGAAGCTCGGGACATGGCGACTGGAGGGGGCCGAACTTTACGTGACGCTCGAACCCTGTCCGATGTGCAGTGGGGCCATCATCCTGTCTAGAATCGAGAAAGTCATCTACGGGGCAGCCGATCCGAAAGCGGGATGTGCCGGCACATTGATGAACCTGCTCGAAGATGAGAGATTCAATCATCAGTGTGAAGTGTCGTCAGGTGTGCTCGCGGAAGAATGCGGCGGAATTCTCTCCCGTTTTTTTAAACAATTAAGGGAGCGGAAGAAAGCCGAGAAGAGGAACAGGACGGAAGGATGTAAATAA
- the dnaX gene encoding DNA polymerase III subunit gamma/tau has protein sequence MAYQALYRVWRPQSFIDVVGQQHVTKTLQNALLHQKISHAYLFSGPRGTGKTSAAKILAKAVNCERSPVAEPCNECDACKGITDGSIPDVIEIDAASNNGVEEIRDIRDKVKYSPNVAKYKVYIIDEVHMLSIGAFNALLKTLEEPPKHVIFILATTEPHKIPLTIISRCQRFDFKRITARDIVGRMSHIATESGVNYEENALTIIARAAEGGMRDALSLLDQAISFSGEKVTVDDALTVTGAVSQGYLNTLAKAILERDVTTGLGALEELLFQGKDPARFAEDFILYFRDMLLYQTAPNLEESLERVMLDDDFKELAAQTQPGQIYQYIDVLNQAGQEMKFTNHARIYLEVSIVKLCQMEAPATASSPEVSDMMEKIKLLEKEVEQLKANGVKLQAEPAAQAPKKPTRAKKGFRAPTGKIQEVLRTATKEDLNLIKSRWGDMVETLNQRQMRSQSALLNDAEPVAAANGSFVLKFKYDIHCQMAMENQAFTSAISSILEELTGSSYAAIGIPEDQWLSIRENFIRHSKTEDGESSGEEQADDSVVKEAEKLVGMDLIELND, from the coding sequence TTGGCATATCAAGCTTTATATCGTGTGTGGCGTCCTCAGTCATTTATTGATGTAGTTGGACAGCAGCATGTAACGAAAACGTTGCAAAATGCCCTCCTTCATCAGAAGATTTCCCATGCCTATTTATTCTCGGGACCCCGGGGAACCGGGAAGACGAGTGCGGCGAAGATATTGGCGAAAGCTGTGAACTGTGAACGGTCCCCTGTGGCTGAACCGTGTAATGAGTGTGACGCCTGCAAGGGGATCACAGACGGTTCAATCCCGGATGTCATCGAAATCGATGCCGCCTCCAATAACGGGGTCGAAGAGATTCGTGACATAAGGGACAAGGTAAAGTATTCTCCCAACGTAGCCAAGTATAAAGTCTACATCATAGATGAAGTCCATATGCTGTCTATCGGAGCATTCAATGCCTTGCTGAAGACATTGGAAGAACCGCCGAAGCACGTCATATTCATCCTGGCTACGACCGAGCCCCATAAGATTCCACTGACGATTATTTCACGCTGCCAGCGCTTTGATTTCAAACGGATCACAGCAAGGGATATCGTAGGAAGAATGAGTCATATTGCGACTGAATCGGGTGTGAATTATGAAGAGAACGCCCTTACGATCATCGCAAGGGCTGCAGAAGGCGGAATGCGTGATGCCCTCAGCCTTCTCGACCAGGCGATCTCTTTCAGCGGCGAGAAAGTCACTGTGGATGACGCCTTGACGGTGACCGGAGCGGTGTCCCAAGGATACTTGAACACGCTTGCGAAGGCGATATTGGAAAGGGATGTCACAACCGGATTGGGTGCACTTGAAGAGCTCCTCTTTCAAGGGAAGGACCCGGCAAGGTTCGCAGAGGATTTCATCCTCTATTTCCGGGACATGCTGTTATACCAGACAGCCCCGAATCTTGAAGAATCATTGGAGCGGGTCATGCTCGATGATGATTTCAAGGAATTAGCGGCACAAACCCAGCCCGGACAGATTTATCAGTACATCGATGTGCTGAATCAGGCCGGACAGGAAATGAAGTTTACGAACCATGCCCGCATCTATCTGGAAGTGTCCATCGTGAAGCTCTGTCAGATGGAGGCACCTGCAACCGCCTCATCACCTGAAGTCAGCGACATGATGGAAAAGATCAAACTCCTTGAAAAAGAGGTTGAGCAACTGAAGGCGAACGGCGTCAAATTACAGGCAGAGCCTGCTGCACAGGCCCCGAAGAAGCCGACCAGGGCCAAGAAAGGGTTCCGTGCACCTACAGGGAAGATCCAGGAAGTGCTTCGCACGGCTACGAAAGAAGATCTCAATCTCATCAAGAGCCGTTGGGGTGACATGGTTGAAACGCTCAATCAGCGTCAGATGCGGTCCCAGTCTGCATTGTTGAACGATGCAGAACCTGTAGCAGCTGCAAACGGGTCATTTGTGTTAAAATTCAAATATGATATTCATTGTCAGATGGCAATGGAAAATCAAGCGTTCACCTCGGCGATTTCTTCCATACTGGAAGAGCTGACGGGCAGCAGCTATGCGGCGATCGGTATCCCCGAAGACCAGTGGCTCTCCATCAGGGAAAACTTCATCCGCCACTCCAAAACCGAAGACGGTGAATCATCCGGTGAGGAGCAGGCTGATGATTCTGTCGTGAAAGAAGCCGAGAAGCTTGTCGGTATGGATTTAATAGAACTGAATGATTAA
- a CDS encoding YbaB/EbfC family nucleoid-associated protein translates to MMRGNGNMQNMMKQMQKMQKKMAEAQEELGEKQIEGTAGGGMVTVVVSGHKQVLDVKINEEAVDPDDVEMLQDLVLAATNDALKKADELTNSTMGQFTKGMNLPGMF, encoded by the coding sequence ATGATGCGTGGTAACGGAAATATGCAAAATATGATGAAACAAATGCAAAAGATGCAAAAGAAAATGGCAGAAGCTCAAGAAGAACTGGGTGAAAAGCAAATCGAAGGTACTGCTGGCGGCGGCATGGTAACAGTTGTCGTGTCTGGTCACAAGCAAGTCCTTGATGTGAAAATCAATGAAGAAGCAGTAGACCCTGATGACGTGGAAATGCTGCAGGATTTAGTCCTTGCAGCGACAAACGATGCACTGAAAAAAGCGGATGAATTAACGAACTCGACCATGGGTCAATTCACTAAAGGAATGAACCTACCGGGAATGTTCTAG
- the recR gene encoding recombination mediator RecR, which translates to MHYPEPISKLIDSFMKLPGIGPKTAARLAFFVLSMKEDTVLDFAKALVNAKRNLSYCSVCGHITDQDPCYICEDQRRDRSILCVVQDPKDVIAMEKMKEFNGLYHVLHGAISPMDGIGPEDINVPDLIKRLQSDEVQEVILATNPNIEGEATAMYISRLVKPSGIRITRIAHGLPVGGDLEYADEVTLSKALEGRRDV; encoded by the coding sequence ATGCATTATCCTGAGCCTATATCGAAGCTGATCGACAGCTTCATGAAACTGCCGGGGATCGGGCCGAAAACTGCGGCCCGACTGGCTTTTTTTGTTCTCAGCATGAAAGAAGACACGGTACTGGACTTTGCGAAAGCACTGGTCAACGCCAAGCGTAATTTAAGTTACTGCTCTGTATGCGGACATATTACCGATCAAGACCCATGCTATATTTGTGAGGATCAAAGAAGGGATCGCAGCATCCTCTGCGTCGTTCAAGATCCGAAAGACGTCATTGCGATGGAGAAGATGAAAGAATTCAACGGGCTTTATCACGTGCTTCACGGCGCGATTTCTCCGATGGACGGGATCGGTCCGGAAGATATCAACGTGCCTGACTTGATCAAACGCCTTCAAAGCGATGAAGTCCAGGAAGTGATCCTTGCCACGAACCCGAATATCGAAGGGGAAGCGACAGCCATGTATATTTCCCGTCTCGTCAAACCATCCGGCATCCGCATCACGAGGATCGCCCACGGCCTCCCGGTCGGCGGGGATCTTGAATATGCAGATGAAGTGACGTTATCTAAAGCTCTCGAAGGAAGAAGAGATGTATAA
- a CDS encoding YaaL family protein, with product MFFRKKGKLKKEYDQSLLHVLDETKDHWNRARSIDEMSVDYSLNLHCDSKIAEAKYFFLFREAKHRKIVIKR from the coding sequence ATGTTTTTCAGGAAAAAAGGCAAGCTGAAAAAAGAGTATGACCAATCCTTGCTTCACGTGTTGGACGAAACGAAGGATCATTGGAACCGGGCCCGTTCCATCGATGAAATGAGTGTGGATTACAGTTTGAATCTCCACTGCGACTCTAAAATAGCAGAAGCGAAATATTTTTTTCTGTTTAGGGAAGCAAAACATAGAAAGATCGTCATAAAAAGGTAG
- a CDS encoding pro-sigmaK processing inhibitor BofA family protein produces MSPVIVIAVISGLIVLLLAAGTPIKPLRFVGQLAMKVMIGALFLFFLNAFGSQYGIHVPINVATSSISGILGIPGVVGLTVIQLWIL; encoded by the coding sequence ATGAGCCCAGTAATCGTCATAGCAGTCATCAGTGGACTGATTGTGCTGCTGTTAGCTGCAGGCACGCCCATCAAGCCGCTGCGGTTTGTTGGACAGCTTGCCATGAAGGTCATGATCGGAGCGTTGTTTCTATTCTTCCTGAACGCCTTTGGCAGTCAGTACGGAATCCACGTTCCGATCAATGTTGCAACTTCTTCTATTTCCGGGATATTGGGTATTCCGGGTGTAGTGGGATTAACGGTGATTCAATTGTGGATTTTATAA
- a CDS encoding PaaI family thioesterase, whose translation MSEVVYAIQDQYSDEFSWCYGCGRLNPEGHRFRTGVDGENTVTFYHPAQAHTAVPGFVYGGLIASLIDCHGTGSASIALHQGNGGQVGDGQEPPRFVTASLQVDFIKPTPHGVPLKAVGTVHEVHPKKFRVETEVFADGKLCARGEVVAVVMPDSFLST comes from the coding sequence ATGAGTGAAGTTGTTTATGCCATCCAGGATCAATATTCAGATGAGTTCTCCTGGTGTTACGGATGCGGCCGGTTGAATCCGGAGGGACACCGTTTTCGTACCGGGGTCGACGGGGAGAATACGGTCACTTTCTATCATCCCGCCCAGGCCCATACCGCTGTGCCGGGATTTGTGTACGGCGGCTTGATTGCATCGTTGATCGATTGCCACGGGACAGGGTCCGCTTCGATTGCCCTTCATCAGGGTAATGGCGGGCAGGTCGGGGATGGTCAGGAACCCCCTCGGTTTGTGACTGCTTCCCTGCAAGTGGATTTCATAAAGCCGACGCCACACGGGGTGCCTTTAAAAGCGGTGGGCACGGTTCACGAGGTTCACCCGAAGAAGTTCAGAGTGGAAACTGAAGTGTTTGCAGACGGGAAGTTATGTGCACGGGGAGAAGTGGTGGCGGTCGTCATGCCGGACTCGTTTTTATCCACATAA
- a CDS encoding terpene synthase: MITLQRQLKLRDLEIFQVLKGGNIITYAIIEDTRKPFTEEDKKLAPLCLKEDEDINEIVNVFRISFVHDEALTQQESMTLRTFFSDFVNTTSLTNFIIKEYTLEDLYDHDVDIEFFNKLLHNIGSSYSIEVFDERKWLYLSQD, from the coding sequence ATGATAACACTTCAGAGGCAGTTAAAATTACGTGACTTAGAAATTTTTCAAGTATTGAAGGGTGGAAACATAATAACTTATGCAATCATCGAAGATACTAGAAAACCTTTTACAGAAGAAGATAAAAAATTAGCCCCTTTATGTTTAAAGGAAGATGAAGACATCAATGAGATTGTAAATGTCTTTAGAATTTCATTCGTTCATGATGAAGCACTTACACAGCAGGAATCAATGACATTAAGAACATTCTTCTCAGATTTTGTGAATACTACAAGTTTGACGAATTTCATTATTAAGGAATATACCCTAGAAGACTTGTATGATCATGATGTAGACATTGAGTTCTTCAATAAGCTTTTACACAATATCGGTTCAAGTTATTCGATTGAGGTGTTTGATGAGAGAAAGTGGCTGTATCTGTCTCAAGATTAA